The Lutra lutra chromosome 10, mLutLut1.2, whole genome shotgun sequence genome contains a region encoding:
- the HARBI1 gene encoding putative nuclease HARBI1, with product MAIPITVLDCDLLLYGRGHRTLDRFKLDDVTDEYLMSMYGFPRQFIYYLVELLGASLSRPTQRSRAISPETQILAALGFYTSGSFQTRMGDAIGISQASMSRCVANVTEALVERATQFIRFPADEASVQALKDEFYGLAGMPGVIGVVDCIHVAIKAPNAEDLSYVNRKGLHSLNCLMVCDIRGALMTVETNWPGSLQDYVVLQQSSLSSHFEAGIHKDSWLLGDSSFSLRSWLMTPLHIPETPAEYRYNMAHSATHSVIEKTFRTLCSRFRCLDGSKGALQYSPEKSSHIILACCVLHNISLEHGMDVWSSPMTGPMEQPPEEEYEHMESLDLEADRIRQELMLTHFS from the exons ATGGCTATACCAATAACAGTACTTGACTGTGATCTCTTGCTCTATGGCCGAGGTCACCGGACATTGGACCGTTTTAAGCTGGATGACGTGACTGATGAATACTTGATGTCCATGTATGGGTTTCCTCGACAGTTCATTTATTACTTGGTGGAGCTCTTGGGGGCAAGTCTTTCTAGACCTACTCAGAGATCCAGAGCTATCAGCCCAGAGACACAGATCCTTGCAGCACTTGGCTTCTATACTTCAGGTTCCTTCCAGACTCGGATGGGAGATGCTATTGGAATCAGTCAGGCATCTATGAGTCGCTGTGTTGCCAATGTCACCGAAGCACTTGTGGAAAGAGCCACACAGTTCATTCGCTTTCCAGCAGATGAAGCCTCCGTGCAGGCTCTAAAGGATGAATTCTATGGGTTGGCTGGGATGCCAGGGGTTATAGGGGTGGTTGACTGTATCCATGTGGCAATCAAGGCACCGAATGCTGAAGACCTTTCCTATGTGAACCGCAAAGGACTGCATTCTTTAAACTGCCTGATGGTGTGTGACATTAGAGGGGCACTAATGACTGTGGAGACCAACTGGCCAGGCAGCCTCCAGGACTATGTTGTGCTGCAGCAGTCTTCCCTCAGTAGTCATTTCGAAGCTGGAATACACAAAGATAGCTGGCTGCTTG GTGACAGTTCCTTCTCTCTGCGTTCTTGGCTCATGACCCCCCTTCACATTCCTGAAACCCCAGCCGAATATCGCTATAACATGGCCCATTCTGCAACTCACAGTGTGATTGAGAAGACTTTCCGAACCCTCTGCTCCCGATTTCGCTGCCTGGATGGATCCAAGGGAGCGCTGCAGTACTCACCAGAGAAGTCCAGCCACATTATCTTGGCTTGTTGTGTCCTCCACAACATCTCCCTGGAGCATGGGATGGATGTTTGGTCCTCTCCAATGACAGGACCCATGGAACAGCCTCCTGAAGAAGAGTATGAACACATGGAGTCCTTGGACCTGGAGGCTGATCGAATCCGTCAGGAGCTGATGCTCACTCATTTTAGCTAA